DNA sequence from the Thermoanaerobaculia bacterium genome:
GGGGGCAGGAAAGGAAGTCTCCGCCCCCGCCCGCCCATGCGAGCGGGGGCGTCGAAGTCACTCGCCTTCCTGGACCGGGGTGAGCTCGTCGGCGACGAGCCCGTGGGCTTCCTTGTGCACGGCGGCCGCAGCCTCCTTGCTCGGCGCGTGGACGAGGCAGAACACCTTTCCGGCGTTCTCATCGAACCAGTACTTGAGGTACTTCACCCCATGCTTGCCTTGGACCTCGAGGTCCCGTTTGTGGGCCCCGGCGACGGCCTCGGCGGTCAGTCCCTCGATGTGGTTGTGGACGTCCATGTAGAGCGGCATGGTTCTTCTCCTCTCCCGTCAGTTTGAGGGCATTCTACCGCCGTCTTTCGCGGAATACCGCTCAGATCGGCCGCGAAGTTGACGGGAATAAGACGGGGGCGCGGGAACCGCCCCATCCGATTGCGGGGTGGACGCCTGCTCCCGTTGGCCCGGCGTAGACTCGATGGCCGTGACCGAAACGCCGGTCCTGATCGTGGGCGCCGGGCCGACCGGGCTCGTCCTCGCGCTCTGGCTGACGAAGCTCGGGATCCGGGTCCGGATCGTCGACCGGGAAGCCGAACCCGGCACCACGTCCCGCGCCCTCGCGGTCCAGGCGCGCACGCTGGAGTTCTACCGGCAGGTCGGCCTCGCGGACGCGGTCGTCGCCGCCGGCGTCGAGGTCGACGGACTCGGGTTCTGGGTGAAGGGGCGGCTTGCGGCCCGGGTGTCGCTGAGGCGGATCGGCGAGGGGCTGAGCCCCTACGCCTTCGTGTTCGTCTTCCCGCAGGACGCGCACGAGAAGCTCCTGATCGAGCGCCTGCATTCGCTCGGCGTCTCCGTCGAGCGCTCGATCGAGCTCGCCGGCTTCACGCAGGAGGAACGCGGCGTCCGCGCGACGCTGCGCCGCCCCGACGGCTCGGCGGAGATCTGCGAGGCCGCCTACCTCGCCGGCTGCGACGGCGCGTCGTCGGCGGTGCGGAACGTCCTGGGCATCGGGTTTCCCGGAGGAACCTACACGGGGCGCTTCTACGTCGCCGACGTGGAGGCCTCCGGACCGGCGGTCGACGGCCGCGTGCAGGTCGATCTCGACGAGTCCGACTTTCTGATCCTGTTTCCGCTGAAGGGCGAGGGACGCGTCCGCCTCGTCGGCGTGCTCCGGGATCCGCCGGGCGGCGCCGCGGCCGAGCCGACGTTCGAGGACGTCGGGCAGCGGGCGATCACGAACCTGCGCCTCCGGGTCGCTCGCGTGAACTGGTTCTCGACGTATCGAGTGCATCACCGGGTCGCCTCGCATTTCCGGGACCGGCGGGTCTTCCTGCTCGGCGACGCGGCCCACATCCACAGTCCCGTCGGGGGACAGGGGATGAACACGGGAATCGGCGACGCCGTGAACCTCGCCTGGAAGCTCGCCGCGGTCCTCGGCGGGGCGCGCGACGATCTCCTCTCGACCTACGAGCTCGAGCGCATCGGGTTCGCGAGGCGCCTCGTCTCGACGACCGACCGCATCTTCGAGTTCGTGACGAAGCGCGGTCCGTTCGTGAGATTCGTCCGGACCCGGCTCGTCCCTCGCATCGTTCCGCTGCTCTTTCGCCTCGGCCCCGTTCGCCGGTTCCAGTTCCGGATCGTCTCGCAGACGGGCATCGAATACCGCGGGAGCCCGCTGAGCTCGGGCTCCGCGGGGAGCATCCGCGGCGGCGACCGGCTTCCCTGGGTGTCGGACGGTCCCGAGGACAACTTCGCGCCGCTCGCCTCGCTCCGGTGGCAGGTTCACGTCTACGGCGAGGCCCCGCCGGAGGTGGCCGACGCCTGCACCGCTCTCGGTATCGCGCTCTGCCGCTTCGCGTGGACCGAGGCCGCGCGCCGGGCCGGGCTCGCGCGCGACGCGATCTATCTCGTTCGGCCGGACGGTTACGTGGCGCTCGCGGAGAGTCGGGCCGATGGGGGGAAGCTCCGGCGCTATTGCGAAGAGCGAGGCCTCGGCCGGCGTTAGCGCGCCGATGCATGGAGTGAAAAGAGAAGAGCCCCCGGGCGGGGGCTCTCCAGAATCGTGTATTACCGAGCCGCGGGCTCGCGGACTACTCTCCGGTCTTCTCCGCCGCCTTCTGTGCCGCGGGTTTCTTTCCCTGCATTCCGCTCGGATCGTCCGCCGGGTTGACGTAGACGAGCTTGAACGGAGCGGGGCCGCTGACCTGAACGACCGTCTCGCCTTTCGCGAAGGCGAAGTGGTGCATGTGGGGCGGGATCGAGATGAAGCTTCCCGGGGGGAAGTCCTTCGCGCCGGCCTCGTCCATCTTGTCGCCCATTCCCGCGTGGAAGTCTCCCGAGATCACGGTCACGCGCTCGGTCGCCGGATGCCAGTGCGGCATGACCTTGTAACCGTCCGGCATCTTGAGGGCGACGGTGTAGTACCCGGTCCCGAACGGATTTCCCTCGAGGACCGCGAGCTTGGCACCCGGCGAGAACAACGGGGGAACGTCGCCCCACTTCATGTCGTCGGGCACGGCCATCGCCATCTTCGCGGCCGGCGCCGCCTTGTGGGCCATCGGTTTCTTCGGCTTCATCGGAGTCTCGTCGGCCGCCGAGAGTCCCGATGCCGCGGCGAGAACGACCGCGGTTCCCAGGAGCATCAGCTTCTTCATGGTTCCCTCCTCATTTTCGGGAATCGTATACCGGAGGTAACCTGCGTTGTCATCCCGGGCGGAGCGAGAGATCGCGGTCGCCGTCCTCCCGGACCTCGGTCGGCTTCAACCGAGGAGGCTCGTCGCTTCGCGCCTCGCCATCGCCGACGACCGTCCCCTCGCCGGCCCGCACGGCACTCCGAGAATGCCGCGCCGAGGCTCGGCCGGCAGAGCAATTGACAGGCGGATGCCGGGACCCGGGGGAACAAAATTCTCCGTTCTTCGTACCGTTCCAGCAGGAGGTAGCTCCATGCGCAGCGCTTTTCTCTTCTCCTGTGCCCTCCTGGCGGCGACGGCCGCGTTTGCCGAGACGAGAGTCGACGTCCGGGACGTCGTTCATCACCCCTTTTCCACCGACTTCGCCGCGGGGCATCGGCTGCGCCTCCACGTCCGGTCCGGAGAGATCCGGATCGTCGGCACCAACGAGAACCGGATCACGGTCGAGCTCTCGGGAAGGAAGGCGTACGACGCGGGAGACGTCCGGGTGCGCATGACCGAGAAGGACGGGGACGCCGTGCTGCGCATCACCGGCGGCCACAGGGACGAGATCACGACGACGATCCGCATCCCGCGGCAGACCGATCTCTTCGCGCGGATCCCGTTCGGCGACGTGTCGGTCGAGAACGTCGAGGGGAGCAAGGACATCGAGCTCCATGCGGGCGACATGACGATCGGAGTCGGGAATCCCTCCGATTATTCGCACGTCGATGCATCCGTGAACACCGGAGATCTCGACGGACGACCGTTCGGCGAATCGAAGGAAGGGTTTTTCCGGTCGTTCCGCAAGCAGGGGGACGGAAAGTATCGGTTGCATGCGCATGTGGGCGCCGGCGACCTCACGCTGAGGTAAAGGCGCGCCGATACATCGAGCCGGGCGGGCG
Encoded proteins:
- a CDS encoding DUF4242 domain-containing protein; the encoded protein is MPLYMDVHNHIEGLTAEAVAGAHKRDLEVQGKHGVKYLKYWFDENAGKVFCLVHAPSKEAAAAVHKEAHGLVADELTPVQEGE
- a CDS encoding FAD-dependent monooxygenase — translated: MTETPVLIVGAGPTGLVLALWLTKLGIRVRIVDREAEPGTTSRALAVQARTLEFYRQVGLADAVVAAGVEVDGLGFWVKGRLAARVSLRRIGEGLSPYAFVFVFPQDAHEKLLIERLHSLGVSVERSIELAGFTQEERGVRATLRRPDGSAEICEAAYLAGCDGASSAVRNVLGIGFPGGTYTGRFYVADVEASGPAVDGRVQVDLDESDFLILFPLKGEGRVRLVGVLRDPPGGAAAEPTFEDVGQRAITNLRLRVARVNWFSTYRVHHRVASHFRDRRVFLLGDAAHIHSPVGGQGMNTGIGDAVNLAWKLAAVLGGARDDLLSTYELERIGFARRLVSTTDRIFEFVTKRGPFVRFVRTRLVPRIVPLLFRLGPVRRFQFRIVSQTGIEYRGSPLSSGSAGSIRGGDRLPWVSDGPEDNFAPLASLRWQVHVYGEAPPEVADACTALGIALCRFAWTEAARRAGLARDAIYLVRPDGYVALAESRADGGKLRRYCEERGLGRR
- a CDS encoding cupin domain-containing protein; amino-acid sequence: MKKLMLLGTAVVLAAASGLSAADETPMKPKKPMAHKAAPAAKMAMAVPDDMKWGDVPPLFSPGAKLAVLEGNPFGTGYYTVALKMPDGYKVMPHWHPATERVTVISGDFHAGMGDKMDEAGAKDFPPGSFISIPPHMHHFAFAKGETVVQVSGPAPFKLVYVNPADDPSGMQGKKPAAQKAAEKTGE